The sequence below is a genomic window from Coleofasciculus sp. FACHB-T130.
AAACTCGTCCACCACTCGCCTGAAAACCACTGGGGTTGTTGCAAAGCCCTCCAGTAGTTCAACGATCCCGTCAAGTAATCTGCCTGATCCCAAGCTGGTACGGAGTGGTCAAGCGTAAACCAAATGCGATCGCTAACTGCCCCCACCAGCCAAATGATTCCTAGAATTAGCAGACTTCTATTTTTAAACTTAGTGCTTTTATCTTTATCGGTCACAGAATCCAGATAGGTTCTTTTAACTTCTTTCTCATTTTGTATTGCATCAAATTGAGAACCGCTCTATTATTTTCTCCCAATTACCTTACCCCAATAAAAAGACAAAAGTAAAAGAAACAATTCTTTCTGTTTACTTTTGTCTTCTTACTTTTGCCTTTCTAATCTACTCCTTCAATCGGAGCAAATCCTTGGCGCTGGATATTTTCTGTCACTACGCGGGGTTCGAGGAATTGTAGCAAGTAATCTGGGCCACCTGCTTTAGAACCGACGCCAGAAAGTTTGAAACCGCCGAAGGGTTGTCTTGCTACAATTGCGCCAGTGATTCCGCGATTGATGTAGAGGTTGCCGACTTCAAATTCGCTTTCAGCTTGTTGAATGTGGGAAGGTGTACGGGAATATAGACCACCAGTCAGGGCGAAGTTAGTATTATTACCAACTGCGATCGCTTCCTCAAAATTCTTCACCCGCATGACTGCTAGAACCGGACCAAAAATTTCTTCTTGGGCAATCGTCGCCTCTGGCGAGACTTCTGAGAAAATCGTCGGGCCGATAAAATAGCCATTGTTGGGTGCGGACATTTCCAGCGCGACTTTGGCTTCCTGACGCCCTTTCTCGATATATTCCATAATGCGATCGCGTGCGTTTGCATCAATCACAGGGCCAACTTGGGTGCTGGGTGCCTCCGCAGGGCCAACATTGAGCGATCGCGTTGCTTCCACCAAACGCTCTACAAAGGCATCATAGATGGGTTCTAGAACAATTACCCGAGAACACGCCGAACACTTCTGTCCGCTGTAACCAAAGGCGGACTGCACCACACCTTGCACAGCTTGGTCGAGATCCGCACTTTCATCGACGATAATCGCATTCTTGCCACCCATTTCGGCAATCACCCGCTTCAGGTGTTTTTGCCCTGGTTGTAAAATCGCCGCATCGGCGTAAATCCGACAGCCGACTTCCTGAGAACCTGTAAAAGTAATCATGTGGACATCGGGATGCTTCACCATATAAGCACCCACCGTTGAACCTTTTCCGGGTACGTATTGGAACACCCCACGAGGAATGCCTGCTTCTACCAAAATTTCACTGAGTTTGGCTGTAATCACCGATGAAACTTCAGCCGGTTTGAGAAGCGTACAATTTCCAGTAACCAGTGACGCCACTGTCATCCCGGTAGGAATCGCCAAGGGGAAATTCCAAGGGGAAATAATCAGGGAAATTCCTCGAGGTTGATAGTTATAGCGATTGGTTTCCCCGGCGATGTCATAATGGTGCCCAGCATCCAGCCGTTCCATTTCGTCGGCGTAGTAACGGCAGAAGTCTATCGCCTCGGAAACTTCACCGTCGCATTCCCGCACTGGCTTCCCAACTTCTAATACCATGCACGCGGATAATTCAGCGCGGCGTTTTTCCATCAAATCTGCGGCTTTCCGCAGCACTCCAGCCCTTTCTGGCACTGAAGTCTGCCGCCAATTAGCAAATGCTGCTTTTGCGGCTTGGATCGCCTGTTCTGCTTGTTCTACGCTAATCAATCCGATTTTGCCAACCACCTCGCTGGGGTTGGAAGGATTCACTGAATCGACGAGATCGGGTGTGTTTACATATTCACCGTTAATCAGAGGTAAATAGGTTTTACCCAACTGTTCGCGCATCGTTTGCAAGGCTTGTTGCGATCGCTTCCTTTCCTCAGCTTCTGCATAATCCGTATCCGCTGCATTGTGAAAAGGCAAGTTTTGAGTTTTGAGTTTTGAGTTTTGAGCTTTGACTAAAGACTCCGAACTTTCTACGACGGGAGGCGCTAACAATTCCTCAATCGGACGCTCTTCCAGATTTTGTCGCAAGAACGAACTATTGGCAGTATTCTCCAGCAACCGGCGAATCAAATAAGCCATCCCCGGTAGCAAATCCCCATAAGGACAATACACCCGCACCCGATAACCTTTATCGACGAGAGCTTTTGCCAGCTTATCTCCCATGCCGTACAAAACTTGCATCTCAAAGCGACGGCGGGGAATTTTCAAACTTTCCGCGATCGCCATCGCCCGTGCTTGCGATCGCACGTTATGACTGCCAATTGCCGCGTACAAATACTCATGATTTTCCAGCAACAGCTGGGTCATCTTCTCAAAATTGGCATCGGTTGCAGTTTTATCGCTGTAAACTGGCACCGGCCAATCTTTCTGCATCGCCTTGATAGTTTCTTGATCCCAGTACGCCCCTTTTACCAAGCGCACTGTCAGGGGATAGCCACGCTGCTTCGCCCAGTCAATCAAGCCGCGCAAATCTTGTTCGCTGTCGCGCAGATAAGCTTGCAGCGTTATCCCTAGATCCGTGCGACTCCGGAACTCCTCTTCCATCAACAACTGTTTGAGGATGGAGAGCGTCAAATCTTTGTAGGCATACTGTTCCATATCAAAGTGAACGGCAGCCCCCAACGCTTGGGCGCGACGTAATAGAAGCCGGATGCGATCGCTCACTCGCTCCTCGCTTCCCTTCGCATCCAACGGATCGAACTGCGAATAAAACGCTGTCAGCTTGACAGATACTTGAACTTGGGGGATTCCTTCTCCATCTGCTTGGTCAATTGCCGGAACCCGCGTCCACGTCTTCGCCGCCTCCGTCAGCTGCTGCATCAATTCCAAATATCTATCTAAATACGACTGCGCCTCAGTTTCCGTAATCACCGCTTCCCCCAACAGGTCGATGGTGAAAGCCATTTTCTCCTTCCGCAATCGCTCAACCGTCTTAATAACCTGTTTAATACTTTCCCCAGCGATATATTTATGCGCTAAAGTTTCAACTGCTGTATTCACCGTTGTCGCTGCTACTTGACCAGGCATTGAGTCTGGAGACGCAAAGTTGAGCATCCCTTTCAGGCTCGTCGGGAGTTCAACCGACTCATCCGCCAAGTATTCTTGCAAGTGGCGAGCAACTTCCGGTTTACTGTGCAGCGCAGGCAGACAGTCAATGAAGCGAAACAGCTGCACTCGCAAACCAGGGTTAGCCATTGCCCAAGCAAGTAATTTATCATCCCAGCGCATTTGGTCGCGCATTTGGGCAAAAAACGAGCGATTTTCTCTCGTTGCTGCCAACAGTTGTTTGGCAATTTCTTGGGTCTTGACTTCGTAGGTGCTATCAGATATTTGTACAACCACGGCTGGCAGACTCCTAATTCAGGATAAAGGCATCAATGCTGGGAACCCTCTATCTTCTATTTTCTCGATTTCCCAAGCGATCGGCATCAACTTTACTTCCCAACAGCCGCTGTTGACTGTAGCGGATTCAACACACGACCCAGGAACAAAATGCTACCCGACTGCTTGTCCCGAATCAGGAACACAAATGGGCGATCGGCTCGAAACTCTTTGTTTGCCCCCCTAGTCATCCCAACCCCTGTAGACGCAGCTGCCTCAGTGCCCTCCTCATTTACCTCCACGAAGGCTTTGTGAATCACCTTGGAGATGAACAACCCTTTCTTGCCGGTCATCGCCGAGAAGTCAGCTTGAACGCTGAAAGCTTCGGGCATCCCCATATTTGCCAGTACCTTGCTTAGGTCAAACTCTGAAGTGAGGTTGAACTTAGGCACCCAAACTTCAACCATCTGCTCGTATTTGAGGGACGATAGCCACCGTTCCAAGTTTTTTGGCGTCAGCTGCTGCTCCATCTTCGCCAACCCATCCGCTTGCTTGGGTAAGAGAATGACCATCGATAATTCCTTGGATATCTCCTCGCCTTGACCGTAGGGTAGCTCTAACACTTTCAAGCTGCCAATATCTGCCCAGCCGTATTGCTCCGTCTTGCACATCATCGGCACGCTAACCTGCTGCGTTGGAGTGACATAAAACGGCTCATCTTTGGTTTTTTGCCGATCGAACGGGCTGAACCAGGCACCTTTAAAGTAAATGGCATTTGTCAGCACCAGCTTGGTCTTAGAAGAGATCGTCCCTGGCGCAATCAGGTCTTGAATTTTGTCTTCAGTTTTTTTTGCGACCCAGTTGTTGATCGTGCGGCGAGTCTGTTCAGTCGCACCGGCAAAGTCCACTTCTTGGAGTCCCCCGCCGTAGTCGTTCTGGGTGGTTTTCAAAAAGCGCTCGCTAAAGCCATAGCCCTTTTGACCCCAAAGCCGATTCGCAACTGCAATTTGATATCCCTGCTGTTCGCTGGCGTTTAGCTCAGCCATGAGCGCGGCAAAAGTCGGATGTAGGCGTTCTTGCTCTAAGGTGAAGTGGAGAACTTTCGCCATCTCGGTCGCCGTTTGTCCGCCAGCTCCAGCGTAGGTCATGGCGAGTGCCGTTGAAATGCTGTAAGGGGAGAAGAATAGGTTTCCTTCTTGTTTCCGCAGACGGTTATAGAGATCGAGGGCAAACGAGCTGTTGCCCTCCACCACCGTATCTAAAAGTGCGGAAAGTTCCTCTGTTGGTTGTTTTGGAGTGGTGGACGCGGTTTGGCTGGTTAAAATCGGCTTTGGAGTCCCATTCCCATCTGCCTTGTCTGACAACGCACGGGAATTCCTAAAATAGATACCAGGTTCACGAGCCATCGCGGAACCAACCGAAGCGATCGCCAAACCTACTAAAGCGGCGGTAAAACCCGCGATGAATTGTCTCATGCTGCTTTCATGCAAAATCACATAGCCGTGGTTTCTGAATGTAGCAGATGCCTCTGGTAAGCCCAGCCTAACCTATCTTTTATTCCAAAGAAAAGATAGCTTCAGGAGTATTAAACTCCTGAAGCAGACTGGTATCATATCGCGATTGCAATTTTGAGTGATGATATAAAACTCAAAATTTGTTTATAGCTGCTTCACTTCAGCAACCAGCTTCGCCACGACATCCCGCGCACTGCCAAATAGCATCATCGTTTTGTCTTTGTAGAAAAGCTCGTTATCCACACCGGCAAAACCCGCACTCATCCCGCGTTTAATCACAATCGTGTGTTTTGCCTTATCTACTTCCAGAATCGGCATCCCGTAAATCGGGCTAGCAGAATCGTGACGAGCCGCTGGATTCACAACATCATTCGCCCCAATCACCAGCGCCACATCCGTCTGCTCTAACTGCGGATTGATATCATCCATGTCGTATAGCTGCGGATAAGGCACATTCGCCTCCGCTAGCAATACGTTCATGTGTCCTGGCATCCGTCCCGCGACTGGGTGAATGGCGTATTTCACTTCAACGCCTAGTTTTTCTAAGCCGTCAGCCAATTCGCGGACAGCGTGTTGTGCTTGAGCCACTGCCATGCCATAGCCGGGAACAATCACGACGGAACGCGCATAGCCCAACATCATCGCGCCTTCTTCGGTATCAATGCTGTGGACATTTTTATCGCCCCCATCTGCACCACCAGCGCCACCAGATGCCCCAGCTTTCCCAAAGGCACCAAACAGCACGCTGGCAAGGGAACGGTTCATCGCCTTACACATGATTTCGGTCAGGATTAAGCCTGAAGCGCCTACCAAGGCTCCGGAGATGATCAGCATATTGTTCATGACCACGAAGCCCGCCGCCGCCGCAGCGACCCCAGAAAGCGAGTTCAGCAGCGAAATTACGACGGGCATATCGCCGCCGCCAATCGGAATCACGAATAGCACGCCCAGCAGTAAGGAAATCCCTACCATTGCTAGAAATACAGGTAAGTTGTCTGGGGTAATTAGCAGGAAGGCACTCGCTGCTACAAAACTTACTAATAGGAGGGCGTTGATGGGTTGTTGCAAGGGAAAAGTAATGGGAGAACCACTAATGAGTCCCTGCAATTTGGCAAAGGCCATCATACTGCCAGTGAAGGTGACGCCGCCGATAAATACGCTACTGATAATCGAGAGGTTGGCGTCGAAGGGGATTGCTTGCTGCGTGCCCAAGAGCCGCCAAAATTCTCCTACAGCGACGAGGGCAGAAGCTAAGCCTCCCAAACCGTTGAGTAGACCCACCATTTGGGGCATATCGGTCATTTCTACTTTATAGGCTGCGATCGCTCCCAACACTGAACCAATCAGCAAACCTAACAGAATCATTTCGTAGTTCAACACCTGCCTATCTAGCAGTGTTGCCACGATAGCCAGTAGCATCCCGACAGCTGCCCACTGATTGCCTGTGCGAGCTGTCGCCGGTGAACCCAGCTTCTTCAATCCCAGAATAAACAAACACGCTGCTACTAAGTAAGTCAGCTGTATCCCAGTTGGCAGAAATTCCGTCATATCACTTGTTCGTCGGTAATGGGTAATTGGTGATTGGTAATCAGAAAAGTTTTGAGTGTTCGGGTTTGAATTTTGAGTGAGAAATGTCTTCTTTTCAAAATTCAAAGCTTATCCATTACCCGCTTACCTTTTTCTTAAACATTTGCAACAT
It includes:
- a CDS encoding NAD(P)(+) transhydrogenase (Re/Si-specific) subunit beta, coding for MTEFLPTGIQLTYLVAACLFILGLKKLGSPATARTGNQWAAVGMLLAIVATLLDRQVLNYEMILLGLLIGSVLGAIAAYKVEMTDMPQMVGLLNGLGGLASALVAVGEFWRLLGTQQAIPFDANLSIISSVFIGGVTFTGSMMAFAKLQGLISGSPITFPLQQPINALLLVSFVAASAFLLITPDNLPVFLAMVGISLLLGVLFVIPIGGGDMPVVISLLNSLSGVAAAAAGFVVMNNMLIISGALVGASGLILTEIMCKAMNRSLASVLFGAFGKAGASGGAGGADGGDKNVHSIDTEEGAMMLGYARSVVIVPGYGMAVAQAQHAVRELADGLEKLGVEVKYAIHPVAGRMPGHMNVLLAEANVPYPQLYDMDDINPQLEQTDVALVIGANDVVNPAARHDSASPIYGMPILEVDKAKHTIVIKRGMSAGFAGVDNELFYKDKTMMLFGSARDVVAKLVAEVKQL
- the pruA gene encoding L-glutamate gamma-semialdehyde dehydrogenase, encoding MVVQISDSTYEVKTQEIAKQLLAATRENRSFFAQMRDQMRWDDKLLAWAMANPGLRVQLFRFIDCLPALHSKPEVARHLQEYLADESVELPTSLKGMLNFASPDSMPGQVAATTVNTAVETLAHKYIAGESIKQVIKTVERLRKEKMAFTIDLLGEAVITETEAQSYLDRYLELMQQLTEAAKTWTRVPAIDQADGEGIPQVQVSVKLTAFYSQFDPLDAKGSEERVSDRIRLLLRRAQALGAAVHFDMEQYAYKDLTLSILKQLLMEEEFRSRTDLGITLQAYLRDSEQDLRGLIDWAKQRGYPLTVRLVKGAYWDQETIKAMQKDWPVPVYSDKTATDANFEKMTQLLLENHEYLYAAIGSHNVRSQARAMAIAESLKIPRRRFEMQVLYGMGDKLAKALVDKGYRVRVYCPYGDLLPGMAYLIRRLLENTANSSFLRQNLEERPIEELLAPPVVESSESLVKAQNSKLKTQNLPFHNAADTDYAEAEERKRSQQALQTMREQLGKTYLPLINGEYVNTPDLVDSVNPSNPSEVVGKIGLISVEQAEQAIQAAKAAFANWRQTSVPERAGVLRKAADLMEKRRAELSACMVLEVGKPVRECDGEVSEAIDFCRYYADEMERLDAGHHYDIAGETNRYNYQPRGISLIISPWNFPLAIPTGMTVASLVTGNCTLLKPAEVSSVITAKLSEILVEAGIPRGVFQYVPGKGSTVGAYMVKHPDVHMITFTGSQEVGCRIYADAAILQPGQKHLKRVIAEMGGKNAIIVDESADLDQAVQGVVQSAFGYSGQKCSACSRVIVLEPIYDAFVERLVEATRSLNVGPAEAPSTQVGPVIDANARDRIMEYIEKGRQEAKVALEMSAPNNGYFIGPTIFSEVSPEATIAQEEIFGPVLAVMRVKNFEEAIAVGNNTNFALTGGLYSRTPSHIQQAESEFEVGNLYINRGITGAIVARQPFGGFKLSGVGSKAGGPDYLLQFLEPRVVTENIQRQGFAPIEGVD
- a CDS encoding serpin family protein — translated: MRQFIAGFTAALVGLAIASVGSAMAREPGIYFRNSRALSDKADGNGTPKPILTSQTASTTPKQPTEELSALLDTVVEGNSSFALDLYNRLRKQEGNLFFSPYSISTALAMTYAGAGGQTATEMAKVLHFTLEQERLHPTFAALMAELNASEQQGYQIAVANRLWGQKGYGFSERFLKTTQNDYGGGLQEVDFAGATEQTRRTINNWVAKKTEDKIQDLIAPGTISSKTKLVLTNAIYFKGAWFSPFDRQKTKDEPFYVTPTQQVSVPMMCKTEQYGWADIGSLKVLELPYGQGEEISKELSMVILLPKQADGLAKMEQQLTPKNLERWLSSLKYEQMVEVWVPKFNLTSEFDLSKVLANMGMPEAFSVQADFSAMTGKKGLFISKVIHKAFVEVNEEGTEAAASTGVGMTRGANKEFRADRPFVFLIRDKQSGSILFLGRVLNPLQSTAAVGK